In Ictalurus punctatus breed USDA103 chromosome 3, Coco_2.0, whole genome shotgun sequence, the following are encoded in one genomic region:
- the hif1aa gene encoding hypoxia inducible factor 1 subunit alpha a codes for MTSGATAEKKRQSCERRKARCRDAARCRRVKETEVFNQLASQLPLHHSITESLDKASIIRLTLSYLHLRSALNTVMMGEQSELDAQWSASCLKALDGFLMILSQDGDVVYTSETVSKCLGISQIDLSGQSVFDFTHPCDHEEVREVLVNRAGSYKKTREEQSFFLRMKCTLTSRGRTVNLRSATWKVLHCSGHVRVECTQKSVCEESSTPASYLVLICEPIPHPANIEILLDSRTFLSKHTLDMRFSYCDERITPLLGYDPEDLLQCSAYQFYHALDSDSLTKTHHNLFVKGQACTGQYRMLVKGGGFVWVETQATVIYNNKNSQPQCVICLNYVLSGVEEPELVLSLHQSAMKQEKEDGCETERETQSQEAATRINEDTKEEKSEGETELQAPDADVTLDFADTGMSFTGAETSALGDAPLYNDVMMPSTSVLSPPSPPTEPPCGTLPRLEDFPFPSSSAPASSGRSSTQVVEDLELEMLAPYISMDNDYHLHTRTCVEGPEDLGSARKNTREHTNPNDTQHREQPDEDLSSASRPNEKKRKLETLSRSRATGRVMTDSPQVKRSKVTVSETRPPAAMPETLTILLLPSDVLNQLMVGGAIIKPLPHVRR; via the exons ATGACTTCAGGAGCCACAGCTGAAAAGAAAAG acAGAGCTGTGAGCGGAGGAAGGCGAGGTGTCGCGATGCGGCACGCTGTAGGCGGGTGAAGGAGACGGAGGTGTTTAATCAGCTGGCCAGTCAGCTTCCTCTCCATCACAGCATCACGGAGAGCCTCGATAAAGCCTCGATCATCCGTCTCACGCTGAGTTACCTGCACCTGCGCTCGGCTCTCAACACAG TGATGATGGGCGAGCAGTCCGAGTTGGACGCTCAGTGGAGCGCTTCCTGTCTGAAAGCCCTCGACGGCTTCCTCATGATTCTCTCTCAGGACGGAGACGTCGTTTACACGTCAGAAACCGTCAGCAAGTGTCTGGGGATTTCCCag ATCGACCTGTCAGGACAGAGTGTGTTTGATTTCACTCACCCATGCGACCATGAAGAGGTCCGAGAGGTGCTGGTTAACAGAGcag ggtccTATAAGAAAACCAGAGAAGAGCAGAGTTTCTTTTTGCGGATGAAGTGCACTCTGACCAGTAGGGGGCGCACCGTCAACCTCAGATCTGCTACATGGAAG GTCCTCCACTGTTCCGGTCATGTCCGTGTGGAGTGCACGCAGAAGAGCGTGTGCGAAGAGAGCAGCACACCGGCGTCGTACCTGGTGCTGATCTGTGAGCCGATCCCACACCCAGCCAACATCGAGATTCTTCTCGACTCCAGGACGTTCCTGAGCAAACACACGCTCGACATGCGCTTCTCCTACTGCGACGAGCG gatcacgCCGTTGTTGGGTTATGACCCTGAGGATCTCCTTCAATGTTCTGCGTACCAGTTTTATCATGCTCTGGACTCGGACAGTCTCACCAAAACACACCACAACT tgtttgtgaaGGGCCAGGCATGTACGGGTCAGTACCGTATGCTGGTGAAAGGCGGAGGCTTTGTGTGGGTGGAGACTCAGGCCACCGTCatctacaacaacaaaaactctcAACCACAGTGCGTCATCTGCCTTAACTACGtcctcag TGGTGTTGAAGAACCCGAGctggttctctctctccatcagtcgGCGATGAAGCAGGAGAAGGAGGACGggtgcgagacagagagagagacacagagccAGGAAGCAGCGACTCGGATAAACGAGGACACGAAGGAGGAGAAGAGCGAGGGAGAAACCGAGCTACAGGCTCCTGACGCTGACGTCACACTGGACTTCGCTGACACGGGTATGTCGTTTACAGGGGCAGAAACGTCAGCACTCGGAGACGCTCCTCTCTACAACGACGTCATGATGCCCTCCACCAGCGTCCTGTCGCCTCCGTCACCGCCCACCGAGCCACCCTGTGGCACCCTGCCCCGCCTGGAGGACTTCCCCTTCCCATCATCCTCTGCTCCGGCCTCGTCCGGTCGCAGTTCCACTCAG gtgGTAGAGGATCTGGAGTTGGAGATGTTGGCTCCCTACATCTCCATGGACAATGATTATCATCTCCACACGCGCACATGCGTAGAGGGTCCAGAGGATCTCGGTTCCGCCCGGAAAAACACCAGAGAACACACAAATCCCAACGATACACAACACAG AGAACAGCCGGATGAAGATCTGTCTTCCGCGAGTCGGCCgaatgagaaaaagagaaaactaGAAACACTGTCTCGGTCTCGTGCCACAGGGCGG GTGATGACGGACTCGCCTCAGGTcaagaggtcaaaggtcacggTGTCAGAGACTCGTCCACCAGCCGCCATGCCGGAGACTCTGACTATACTGCTGCTCCCCTCGG ACGTCTTGAACCAGCTGATGGTGGGAGGAGCCATCATTAAGCCCCTCCCACACGTCCGTCGTTAG
- the LOC124627740 gene encoding putative proline-rich protein 21: protein MAVEQEVLGSNPKWSTWLEFGGGGGAEIKEGECTPFRAEVRAGRQSTYLPYHLLSHSLLFPSSGCPSSCLLFYTLSRLCTHLFPPPLCAHPLPLGGHPPDFSVTLFALQDVHPPLLLPTYLSPSSCTLHPLPPLFLHTPPTTTTVPAHSTHYHHCSCTLHPLPPLFLHTPPTTTTVPAHSTHYHHCSCTLHPLPPLFLHTPPTTTTVPAHSTHYHHCSCTLHPLPPLFLHTPPTTTTVPAHSTHYHHCSCTLHPLPPLFLHTPPTTTTVPFLSCTLQPPLFPSYPLSPDSCWVLIQAASDPQKQPLNQLSYRVSYITLFPLHLHTASPEQRHKF from the exons ATGGCTGTGGAGCAGGAGGTGCTTGGATCAAACCCCAAATGGAGTACTTGGCTGGAGTTTGGAGGTGGAG GAGGAGCAGAGATCAAGGAGGGAGAGTGTACACCCTTCAGGGCAGAGGTGAGGGCTGGGAGGCAGAG TACATACTTACCCTACCATTTGCTCTCCCACTCTCTGCTCTTCCCCTCCTCTGGGTGCCCATCCTCCTGTCTTCTCTTTTACACTCTCAGTAGGTTGTGCACCCACCTCTTCCCACCCCCTCTATGTGCACATCCTCTTCCCCTAGGTGGGCATCCTCCTGATTTCTCAGTCACACTCTTTGCACTGCAGGATGTGCACCCACCTCTtctcctacctacctacctatctccCTCATCCTGCACACTCCACCCACTACCACCACTGTTCCTGCACACTCCACCCACTACCACCACTGTTCCTGCACACTCCACCCACTACCACCACTGTTCCTGCACACTCCACCCACTACCACCACTGTTCCTGCACACTCCACCCACTACCACCACTGTTCCTGCACACTCCACCCACTACCACCACTGTTCCTGCACACTCCACCCACTACCACCACTGTTCCTGCACACTCCACCCACTACCACCACTGTTCCTGCACACTCCACCCACTACCACCACTGTTCCTGCACACTCCACCCACTACCACCACTGTTCCTGCACACTCCACCCACTACCACCACTGTTCCTGCACACTCCACCCACTACCACCACTGTTCCTGCACACTCCACCCACTACCACCACTGTTCCTGCACACTCCACCCACTACCACCACTGTTCCCTTCCTATCCTGCACCCTACAACCACCACTGTTCCCTTCTTACCCCCTTTCTCCAGACTCTTGTTGGGTTTTGATCCAAGCAGCTTCTGATCCACAGAAGCAACCACTCAACCAATTGAGCTACAGAGTCTCTTACATCACTCTCTTTCCATTACACCTTCATACTGCTTCACCTGAACAGAGACATAAGTTCTAA
- the LOC108263195 gene encoding uncharacterized protein LOC108263195 gives MSGAPETFDVHPDTQGILSVKQKLKEKACKDNVLLSNLDISERMFRHNPLDEAMTLQVKSECQCLKIGKVGGVIYTVSAEDGKTRIDCCVYCDGDAVVDADVKSIYFSVHSCQNQMRSCFTEAKDVVGSKHQALKITCNRFSITFTIRGVPDEIKTIETKCQFKLRYITAEGLLERKCWMQKEKTNRHLIACLDFLIEKYLNTSEYPESNCRFILQGNKEMAEILSESPCTQQYIVICDEYSKVSIYPPKLKL, from the exons ATGTCTGGAGCACCAGA AACCTTTGATGTGCATCCTGACACGCAAGGCATACTGTCAGTGAAACAGAAGCTGAAGGAGAAGGCATGCAAGGACAACGTCCTCCTCTCCAACCTGGATATTTCCGAGCGCATGTTTAGACACAACCCTCTCGACGAAGCCATGACCCTGCAGGTCAAAAGTGAATGTCAGTGTCTGAAAATCGGCAAAGTCGGCGGCGTGATTTACACCGTGTCGGCCGAGGACGGTAAAACTCGCATCGATTGCTGCGTCTACTGCGACGGCGACGCGGTCGTGGACGCGGACGTCAAGAGCATCTATTTCAGCGTGCACTCCTGCCAGAACCAGATGAGATCCTGTTTTACAGAAGCCAAAGACGTGGTGGGGTCCAAACATCAGGCGTTAAAGATCACGTGCAACAGGttctccatcaccttcaccatcagAGGCGTACCGGACGAGATCAAGACGATCGAAACCAAGTGCCAGTTTAAGCTGCGGTATATAACGGCGGAGGGATTGCTGGAAAGGAAGTGCTGGATGCAGAAGGAGAAAACGAACCGCCACTTGATCGCGTGTCTCGATTTTCTGATCGAGAAATATCTCAACACATCCGAGTATCCCGAATCTAACTGCAGGTTCATTTTACAGGGAAATAAAGAAATGGCAGAAATCCTTTCAGAGAGTCCATGCACTCAGCAGTACATTGTGATATGTGATGAGTATTCCAAAGTCTCCATTTATCCGCCCAAACTGAAGCTGTAG
- the sertad4 gene encoding SERTA domain-containing protein 4, whose translation MTLVLSMNPFCDHEAEPPPTIYQPIWESEHSGPTHSSSGGDAHELHDEACRGAADHVTMSRIAYFKRKYVEDDDLPLNFRSYRHTVSPVLEEHTHILHLSLDKMRFIDDPEAFLRRSVLINNLLRRLRAEILLQGAWPFMTGSAPVTLTTPVSAHQDRGRKRLRLLHEEEDDECVSACCCFYEASRYMQLPVCVYERDVQPSSSSAPAPAPSAITAERLERLFEEEEEEEEEEEEEVESEGEEELDSLCPGLDLCEASFKERERLREREMEGETIVAVETGQLDSAQHGRK comes from the exons ATGACTTTGGTCTTGTCCATGAACCCTTTCTGTGACCATGAAGCTGAACCTCCGCCCACAATTTATCAGCCAATCTGGGAGTCTGAACACAGCGGCCCCACCCACTCATCATCTGGGGGCGACGCCCATGAGCTCCATGATG AGGCCTGCAGGGGAGCTGCAGATCATGTGACCATGTCGCGAATCGCTTACTTTAAAAGGAAATATGTGGAAGACGACGACCTTCCGCTAAACTTCAGGAGTTACCGTCACACC GTGTCCCCGGTGTTAGAGGAACACACTCACATCCTTCATCTCTCTTTGGACAAAATGCGCTTTATCGACGACCCTGAGGCGTTCCTGCGCCGCTCCGTTCTCATCAACAACCTCCTGCGCCGCCTCAGGGCCGAAATCCTCCTCCAGGGGGCGTGGCCTTTCATGACAGGCTCGGCCCCGGTTACCTTGACGACACCCGTCTCCGCCCACCAGGACCGTGGCCGTAAGAGGCTGAGATTACTGCACGAGGAGGAAGACGACGAGTGCGTCTCCGCGTGTTGTTGTTTCTATGAAGCGAGCAGGTACATGCAGCttcccgtgtgtgtgtacgagagGGACGTTCAGCCTTCGTCATCATCGGCACCAGCACCGGCACCATCAGCCATAACGGCGGAGAGACTGGAGCGTCTTtttgaagaggaggaggaggaggaggaggaggaggaagaggaggtagagagtgaaggagaggaGGAGCTCGACTCTCTGTGTCCCGGTTTGGACCTGTGCGAAGCGTCGttcaaggagagagagagactcagagagagagagatggaaggagAGACGATCGTCGCCGTGGAAACGGGGCAGCTAGATTCGGCTCAGCACGGGAGGAAATAG